A single Cannabis sativa cultivar Pink pepper isolate KNU-18-1 chromosome 7, ASM2916894v1, whole genome shotgun sequence DNA region contains:
- the LOC115697792 gene encoding protein STRUBBELIG-RECEPTOR FAMILY 3, with protein MGYLKYEMMFFFFMGLVLIFKAPFCNGLTDPGDVVAMNNLYISLGYPPLRGWLLVGGDPCGENWEGVECVFSNITSINLSNANLGGELGDSLQFLGSVIHLDFSNNHIGGIIPSALPPTVRNFSLSGNQFTGSIPIAFSTLSQLLYLLIDNNRLVGPIPDVFQQLTSLVILDLSTNSLDGQLPPSMGNMLALSTLHLQNNRLGGTLDVLQDLPLQDLNIENNLFSGPIPPKLLTVPNFRKEGNPFNTTIILSPLEAPTPSPSAQSPTSSEELPWKRPIGPSSPIKTMPGQSKKFLTAKAIIWIAIAGVSIVIALLLCITLSRCVRAKRRDKIAKEQYFDSYKSSSEKPKPDESSNETLVRPQERTSLPPKLQHHDQQRFMNSKRSVRSSKDMRDSEIDMTDTEDDIFLPPPPPPPFSVENSGQIPGVPSSIERPLHSQHLNSMRVFTIASLQQYTNSFSQENFLGTGILGSVYKAELPDGKLLAVKKLDYNNNIAIKQRSDEEFFELVSNISKLQHPNIVELVGYCAEHGQQLLVYEYCLNGTLHDALQIHDEIHKKLSWNRRIQIALGAAKALEYLHGVCQPPVVHRNFKSVNLLLNEKLETLVSDCGLAPLLSSFTLSQMSGGHNSYGYSALEFESGSYTCQSDVYGFGVVLLELLTGRKSYDRSRPRGEQYLVRWAVPKLHDIDALSRMVDPSLNGSFSMKSLSRFADIISSCIQREPEFRPPISEIVQELLQVI; from the exons ATGGGTTATTTGAAGTATGAGatgatgttcttcttcttcatgggTTTGGTGTTGATTTTCAAGGCTCCATTTTGTAATGGATTGACTGACCCAGGAGATG TTGTGGCTATGAATAACTTGTACATTTCTTTAGGCTATCCTCCTCTTAGAGGATGGCTTCTTGTTGGTGGAGACCCATGTGGTGAAAATTGGGAAGGAGTTGAATGTGTTTTCTCAAATAtaacatcaat AAATCTTAGTAATGCTAATTTGGGAGGTGAATTGGGTGATAGCTTGCAATTCCTTGGCTCAGTTATACATTT AGATTTCAGTAACAATCATATTGGAGGGATTATTCCTTCTGCTTTGCCTCCAACCGTCCGAAATTT TTCTCTTTCGGGTAATCAGTTTACAGGAAGCATCCCAATCGCCTTCTCAACCTTAAGTCAGCTGTTGTACTT GTTGATCGATAACAATCGTCTTGTTGGACCTATACCAGATGTATTTCAGCAGCTTACTAGCTTAGTGATTCT GGATTTATCAACTAACAGCTTAGATGGGCAATTGCCTCCCTCAATGGGAAATATGTTAGCACTTTCAACACT GCACTTGCAGAACAACCGGCTTGGTGGTACTCTTGATGTCTTACAAGATCTTCCCCTTCAAGACTT GAACATAGAGAACAATCTATTCTCAGGGCCAATTCCCCCCAAGTTGTTAACAGTTCCAAATTTCAG AAAAGAAGGAAATCCATTCAATACAACAATAATTTTATCGCCGTTGGAAGCACCTACTCCATCACCATCAGCACAATCTCCAACTTCTTCTGAAGAACTACCTTGGAAACGTCCCATTGGACCTTCTTCTCCCATCAAAACAATGCCCGGTCAATCTAAGAAGTTCTTAACTGCGAAGGCGATCATTTGGATTGCGATTGCAGGGGTTTCGATAGTTATTGCATTATTACTATGCATTACATTATCAAGATGTGTTAGAGCAAAACGAAGGGATAAAATTGCTAAAGAACAATACTTTGATTCCTACAAGAGTTCAAGTGAGAAGCCTAAACCCGACGAATCTTCAAATGAGACTCTTGTTCGGCCACAAGAAAGAACAAGTTTACCACCGAAGCTGCAACATCATGACCAACAACGCTTCATGAATTCGAAAAGAAGTGTTCGAAGTTCAAAGGATATGAGGGATAGTGAGATTGACATGACAGACACAGAAGATGATATTTTTCTCCCACCACCTCCTCCACCGCCTTTTTCAGTTGAGAATAGTGGACAAATCCCGGGAGTACCTTCCTCAATCGAACGTCCTTTGCATTCTCAACACTTGAATTCAATGAGAGTGTTCACCATTGCATCACTTCAGCAGTATACAAATAGTTTCTCCCAGGAGAATTTTCTTGGAACGGGAATACTTGGTAGCGTCTATAAGGCCGAGCTTCCTGATGGAAAG CTTCTGGCAGTGAAGAAATTGGATTACAACAATAATATAGCGATTAAGCAACGAAGTGATGAAGAATTCTTCGAATTGGTGTCAAATATTTCCAAACTTCAACATCCAAATATTGTGGAGCTCGTTGGTTACTGCGCTGAGCACGGTCAGCAGTTGCTTGTGTATGAGTATTGCTTAAACGGGACTCTTCATGATGCATTGCAGATTCACGACGAAATCCATAAAAAGCTTTCGTGGAATAGGCGAATTCAGATAGCACTTGGAGCTGCAAAAGCCTTAGA GTATTTGCATGGAGTTTGCCAACCGCCAGTAGTTCATCGAAATTTCAAATCGGTTAATCTTCTTCTTAATGAAAAGCTCGAAACCCTTGTCTCGGATTGTGGATTGGCTCCTTTGCTTTCATCTTTCACATTGAGTCAA ATGTCTGGAGGCCATAATTCGTACGGTTATAGCGCGCTAGAATTTGAATCAGGTAGTTACACTTGTCAGAGCGATGTTTACGGTTTTGGAGTTGTTTTGTTAGAACTACTCACGGGGCGAAAATCCTATGACAG GTCAAGGCCTCGCGGGGAACAATACCTAGTTAGATGGGCGGTCCCTAAGCTTCATGATATTGATGCATTGTCAAGGATGGTTGATCCTTCTCTTAATGGATCTTTTTCTATGAAATCTTTGTCAAGATTCGCCGATATAATCTCCTCATGCATACAG AGGGAACCCGAATTTAGGCCTCCAATTTCTGAGATTGTCCAAGAACTGTTGCAAGTGATTTAG